The Ignavibacteriales bacterium genome includes a region encoding these proteins:
- a CDS encoding (2Fe-2S) ferredoxin domain-containing protein, whose translation MGKMTIADLERIRDEARYKTAIRLGTARVRMIVHTGTCGIAAGARGIMKAVMVEIEDRHLHDVIVTNSGCAGDCAQEPMMTVEIQGEPMAVKYVSLTPDKVKRVFDSHVLKGQVVKEYVLVRRSEKTHS comes from the coding sequence ATGGGTAAGATGACAATTGCTGATTTGGAGAGAATCAGGGACGAAGCGCGCTACAAGACGGCAATTCGCCTCGGAACGGCCCGCGTAAGAATGATTGTGCACACGGGAACGTGCGGGATCGCGGCCGGCGCCAGGGGAATAATGAAAGCGGTGATGGTTGAAATCGAGGACCGGCATCTCCATGATGTCATTGTCACAAATTCCGGCTGCGCAGGAGACTGTGCGCAGGAGCCGATGATGACCGTTGAGATACAAGGCGAACCGATGGCTGTCAAGTACGTTTCTCTCACACCGGACAAAGTGAAAAGGGTATTCGATTCACACGTCCTGAAGGGTCAGGTTGTGAAGGAATACGTTCTCGTTCGCCGAAGCGAGAAAACCCATTCATGA
- a CDS encoding NAD(P)H-dependent oxidoreductase subunit E produces the protein MDTQVIESILQKHPRHPSSIIQVMLDIQNELYFLPRDVLKYISVYLDVPPSRTYNLATFYKAFSLKPKGKHPISVCTGTACYVQGAVKIMEQFERELNIKEGETTPDKKFSVESVRCLGCCGLAPVITVGKTLHGKVPASKVSKILKQYE, from the coding sequence ATGGATACACAGGTCATCGAGTCGATACTTCAGAAACATCCAAGACACCCGAGTTCAATCATTCAGGTTATGCTCGACATTCAAAACGAACTGTATTTCCTCCCTCGGGATGTGTTGAAGTATATCTCGGTGTATCTGGATGTGCCCCCGAGTCGGACATACAACCTCGCGACATTCTACAAAGCATTCAGTTTGAAACCGAAAGGCAAGCACCCGATTTCAGTGTGTACGGGGACCGCATGTTATGTTCAGGGAGCAGTCAAAATCATGGAGCAGTTCGAGCGCGAACTGAACATCAAAGAAGGGGAGACCACGCCGGACAAGAAGTTCAGCGTCGAAAGCGTCCGGTGTCTTGGATGCTGCGGTCTCGCTCCGGTCATCACAGTCGGGAAAACCCTTCACGGAAAAGTCCCGGCGTCAAAGGTTTCAAAAATCCTCAAGCAATACGAATAG
- a CDS encoding ATP-binding protein, which translates to MEDLSLHILDIAENSIAAGARNIHISVTEDVPGDLLHIEVTDDGKGMRSEEMQRADDPFYTTKPAHTTGMGLALLQQAAKEANGRMEITSSPERGTTVSAVFQASHPDRKPLGSMTDTITALVTACEDVDVVFLHVREGRRFVFDSKEIREELAGDPLQSVKARMVIRGYLNQEEDSLIH; encoded by the coding sequence ATGGAAGATCTCTCGTTGCACATACTTGATATTGCAGAGAATTCAATCGCGGCAGGAGCGCGGAACATCCACATCTCCGTGACGGAGGACGTCCCCGGCGATCTCTTGCACATCGAAGTGACGGACGATGGGAAGGGGATGAGATCGGAGGAAATGCAAAGGGCCGACGACCCCTTCTACACGACGAAGCCGGCACATACGACCGGGATGGGCCTGGCGCTGCTACAACAGGCGGCGAAAGAGGCGAACGGTCGGATGGAGATTACATCGAGTCCGGAGCGCGGCACGACTGTCTCTGCGGTTTTTCAGGCAAGTCATCCGGATCGCAAGCCCTTGGGGAGCATGACCGATACGATCACGGCTCTTGTGACCGCGTGCGAAGATGTGGATGTCGTGTTTCTCCACGTCCGGGAGGGAAGAAGATTTGTGTTCGATTCGAAGGAGATTCGGGAAGAGCTGGCGGGCGATCCGCTTCAGTCTGTCAAGGCCCGCATGGTCATCCGGGGATATCTGAACCAGGAAGAAGATTCTCTGATACACTAA